CCCCCTCGCGGGGCCGGCGCGATGCTATGCTCGCACCCGGAGGAGGACAGGCGCAATGAAGACGGTACAGAAGCTGACGCTCGACGACGCGCGCGTCATCATGGCCGGCGCGGAGGCCAAGGCTCGCGAGATCGGCGTCGACATGGATATCGCGATCACGGACGACAACGGCAGCCTGTTGATGTTCCAGCGGATGGACAACGGGCGGATAACCAGCATCGACGTGGCGATCAGCAAGGCGTTCACGGCCGCGGCGGCGCGGCGCGCGACGCGCGCCTACGGTGAGGTGAGCGGACCAGGCGGTCCCGCCTTCGGCATCCACGTGAGCAACCAGGGACGGTTCATGATCGTGGCGGGCGGTCTGCCGCTGTTCGTCGACGAGCAGATCGTCGGCGGGGTCGGCTGCAGCTCCGGCACGCCCGATCAGGACGAGGTCGTGGCGCAGGCGGGCATCGACGCGTTCCTCGCGAGCCTCGGCTGAGGAGCGCGGCGCGCGCGAAAACGGGAGGGCACCTGGGAAACGGCAGGGGCGGCGGCATCCTGGCGTGCGCGGCGCTGTGCGCGGTCGTCGCGGGCTGCGGACAGCAGGACTCGCACGTCGAGTCGCCGCCGTCGTTCGACGAGCAGGGCGTCGTCAACGAGACGTGGCGCATCCTCAAGATGGCGACCGCGCATGACGTCATCACGCTCGAGGTGGAGATGACGGATCTGGAGGCGGCGCCCGACGTCGCACGCGAGCTGATGGCGCCGCTCGAGAGCCGCTATGCGGAAGCGCTCATCTACGTGTACGCGGCTGGAGAGGGTGAGGGAGGTCACGTACCGGCGATGCGGTTCCAGTGGACCGCGGACGGCGGACTCGTCGCGATGGAGTACTAGGAGCCAGGAGGCATCCACGGAGAGACGCATGCAGTCGGCACCGCATCCCCCGGAGAGGCAGTGGTTGCCGGAGTGTTGCGCGGCGAGGCCGGCGCGATGCTATGCTCGCAATCGGGGAAGCCAAGACAGTTCACCAGCATCGACGTGGGTGATCGGCAAGGCGTTCAGGGGGCGCCTGGACACTGGCGGCCGGGGCGGCTTCAGGGGCGCGCGGGTATTGCGCGCCGTCGTGGCGGGCTGTGAGGAGGCGGAATCTCACATAGAGCAGTGAGTCTGTTGGTTGCCGTCGCGTGTGGCGTGCCGGCTCGTTCGGGCGTAGCGGGCGGGCACTCGGTGTGCGGCGTTGGCGAGAATGCGATGATCGATGCGTGTGGAGTGACACATCCCGGTCGGGTCCGCGCCGTCAACGAGGACACGTTCCTGGTCGACCACGAGCTGCAGGTGTTCGTCGTGGCGGACGGCATGGGTGGGCACAATGCAGGAGACGTGGCGTCGAGAATCGCGGTTGAGACGGTCCGGGCGTTCGTGGCCCGAAGTCGAGATCAGGCAGAGTGTACGTGGCCCTACGGCATCGACGGAAATCTGTCGCTGGACGCGAATCGCCTGCGGACCGCGTTGCGGGTGGCCAATCGAAGGGTATTCAAGGCTGCGGACGATCGTGACGACTACGCGGGGATGGGCACGACGATCGTTGCGGCTCTCGTGGGAGAGAACCACGTCTGTTACGGCGGGGTGGGCGACAGTCGAATGTACGCCTACAGCGGCGGTGCTCTTTCACAGGTCACGCAAGACGACTCGTGGGTGGCGACGATACTCGCGGCGGATCCTGCAATGACGAAAGAAGAAATGGCGTCGCATCCGATGCGGCACATGTTGACGAAGGTGCTCGGCGCGACGGCGACGATCGACCTCGACGTTTCCGAGCGGCGATTGCAGGACGGCGACCGGTTTCTGCTCTGCAGCGACGGGTTGCACAACGCGCTGGACGACACGGCACTGGATGCGGTCCTTTCGACCGCTTCCTCCGCCAACGATGGGGTAGACCGTCTCCTGCAGACCGCACTCGATGGGCCGGCCGCCGACAACGTGACGGCGATTGTCGTGCATTATTCGACATGACCGAGCTTGACGACGATACTGCGCGAGTTCCTGCCGAGCCGAACAAGCCGAGCGGGCCGGAGCGGATCGGGCGTTACACCCTGCTCGATCGCATCGGCAAGGGCGGCATGGGCGTAGTGTACCGGGCCCGTGACACACAGTTGGACCGGGTCGTGGCACTGAAGATGATCGTGACCGAGCTGGCGGACGAGGAAGAGACGCGACAGCGTTTCGTCCGCGAGGCGCGCGCCGCGGCCGATCTGAACCACCCGAACATCATCAAGATCTACGATTTTGGCGAGGAAGCCGGGCGCGCGTACATCGTCATGGAGCTTCTTGCGGGACGCAGTCTCTCGGAAGTGCTGGAGGATGGCAAGGCCATACCCTTCGAGAGCGCGATGGTGCTCATGCGCGGGCTGGCGGCAGGGCTCGCTTTTGCGCACTCCCGCGCCATCGTGCACCGTGACCTGAAGCCGGGAAACCTCTTCCTTCCCGACAACGGTCCGGTAAAGATCCTCGATTTCGGCCTGGCCCGCATCGCCAGTTCGAAGCTCACGCGCAGTGGGCTCATCTTCGGCACCCCCGATTACATGTCGCCGGAGCAGGTCCGCGGCAAGGTCGTCGACCACCGGTCCGACATCTTCTCGTTCGGCGCGGTGTGCTACCACCTGATCGCCGGTCGGAAGCCGTTCGCGGCCGGTTCGCTGCCGCTGGTCATGCGCAAGGTCCTCGAAGAGAATCCGGAGCCGCTCACCGATGTCCCTTCGATGGTCGCCCGAGTCGTTGCCAAGGCGCTGCAGAAGGATCCGGCGGCCCGCTACCAGACCTTCGACCAATTGCGGGGCGATCTCGACCGCGTCGGCGAGACGGAGGAGCGGCAGGCTACCGTCCTGATTCCGCGTGGCCCGGCGCGGACCACGTTCCCACGGATCGGCCGCTACGAGATTGTCGAGCAGATCGGCCGCGGCGGCATGGGGGTCGTCTACCGCGCGCACGATCCGGTGCTCGACCGGGACGTAGCCATCAAGAGCATTCTGGGCGACTTCTCGCCCGAGTCGGGTGCCGCCGAGCAGTTCGAGCGCGAAGCGCGGGCCGCGGCGCGTCTGCAGCACGCCAACATCATCACGATCTACGAACTGGGAATGTCGGAGGGATCGCCGTACATCGTGATGGAATTCCTGGCTGGCGCGGATCTCGAAGCGGTGATGCGCGGACCGCGGCGCCCTTCGCTCGCAACGCGGCTCGACCTGGTCATGCAACTGTGCGCGGGTCTCTCGTTCGCACATCGGCAGGGCATTGTGCACCGCGACATAAAGCCAAGCAACGTACGCGTTCTCGGGGACGGCAGCGTCAAGCTGATCGACTTCGGAATCGCCAAGATCTCACGGTCGGCACCGACGTTCGGCGATCTGGCCGGCAGCGTGGCGTGCATGTCCCCGGAGCAACTGGACGGGGCCAGCGTCGACACGCGGAGCGACGTCTTTGCCGTGGGTGTGTTGATGTACGAGCTGTTCGGCGGGCGTCCGCCGTTTGCCGGAGACACGCCGACGGCGATCGCGTATGAGGTGTTGAATCACGATCCGCCGGCGGTGACGACGATCAACAACGAAGTGCCCAAGGCACTATCCGACGTAGTCGCCCGTGCGCTGGAGAAGCGACCCGACCAACGCTACGAGGATGGGGCCGCCCTCGCGGATGCGTTGGCGATGGCGCTGCCCGATGCGTTGCGGCCGGTCCTCGACACTCCGCGCGACGCGTTGCTGAACGATCTCGACCTCATCAGGTCGCCTGCCACCGGATCGGATCGCCCTGCGGACGTGGAGGTTTCCGTGCGCCGTTCGGGCGAGACCCTGCCGCCAGCCGCAGGTCAGAGGCGCCGCGGTCGCGCCGCCGCCGTCGCCGCGGCGGTGTTGGCCTTGTCGACCCTTGCCGGCGGCGCAGGCGTTTGGGGTTATCTGATCCTCAGCGATTTGCCCGACGTCCGGCGGCTGCCGCCACCGCCAGTCATCGGTCCCACTCCGGTGTTGGCGCTGACGGTGGAATCCGATCCGCCCGGGGCCCGCATCCTGATCGCCGGGGGCGACTACCTCGGCATCGACGACGAGCCCATCGAGGTAAGCACCCCCGCGACGCTACCGTTTCGCGAGGCATTCCCGAACAGCGTGCAGTTGAGTCGTCCGGGATATGATCCACTCGAAGTGGTCGTGCCTGAAGGCGACGGTCCGACCCGCGTCGTGAGGGCCGTGCTCGATGAACGTCCGCTCGGAACACTCGCCGTGTCCGGGCCGTATGCATTCGAGGTCTGGAGCGGCAACCGCCGGATGAGCGCTGCGGCGACCGATCACGTGCTTCGTTTCCGTAGCGGGGCGACGACGCTTCGTCTCCGCAACCGCGAACTGTTCCTCGATCAGCGGTTCGATGTGCAGATCGCGGCGAACCAGCGGGCGCGGCTGCGCGCCCCGCCTCTCGGTCGACTGACCGTGTACTCCAGACCGGGAAATTGTGAGATTCTGATCGACGGGCAGGTGGTGGGGTTTTCGCCGGTGCGAACCCGTCGGGTCGCGGCCGGGCGCCACGTCGTCGCGCGGAGATGTCCCAATGCTGAGCAGAATGCATCCGAGAGGCGAACGATCTCGGCCGGGTCCGAGGAGACAGTCAGGTTCGGCCCGCTGTCGTAGCGACGACAGACGGCGGCGCCTCGTCGCCTGGGTCGTCGCCTGCGCTTGCGGCACCGTCGGCTGGCCCGCGGCTGCTCAGGCCCAGAGCGAGGTGCTGGCCGCGCGCCGCTTCGAGAGCGGCGTGGCCTTTGCGCGCGACGGCAGTCACGACCAGGCGTTGATAGATTTCACCGCCGTCGTCGACCTGTATCCGGACAGCGCGGTAGCCGACAATGCGCTGCTCGAGATCTCGCGTCACTACCTCGACGTGCTTCGCGACGGTCCACGCGCAAGGGCCGCGGCGGAGCGGATAGTCAACAACTCGAGCTACTCACAGGGTGACGCCGCGCTCGGCGCGTACATCGTCCTCGGGCGGACGATGATGATGACAGCCCGGAGCGAGACCGAGCGGATGGACGCGCTCGCCAACTTTCAGCGGGGGTTGCGCCTACATCCGGACAGCAATGCGGTTCCGGAGGGGATGTACTACGTTGCGGCGGCGTACGAGCGGCTCAACCAGCCCGACGCCGCATTCGAAGCCTATCAGCAGGTAGTGACTGCGTACCCGCAGAACGCTTGGGCCATTCGGGCACGTATTGGCGCCGGCACCATGCGCGCGTTTCAGGAAGATCCCATCGGGGCGATGGAGGAATTCCAACGCGTTCGTCAGGAGTTCCCCGAATGGCCGGAAGCGGCCGAGGCGCTGGCCAGAACGACGATTCTCTTCAGGCTGCATATCCGTCCGGCGGGTGCGACCTACAGTGTGTCGCGCGCCGGGCCAGCCCGGCGCATCGACAGGCGGGTCATCGCATTGGCGACCGACACCGCGGGCAACGTCGTCTTTGCGACCGACCGCGGAGTGTCCTCCTTGGCGGGAGGCGTGCGACTGCCACGGGTAGACAGACCGAGAGGGCTCGCCGTGGACCGCGCCGGCAACGTCGCCGTCATCGCCCGCGGCCGGCTCGCGGGAGAGACCGGCCCCGCACTCGTGGCGGCCGTTCCCGATGACGGAGAGCTGCGACCGCTTACCGAAATCGATGCGGCCGTCGAGTTGTCAAGCGGCGAGTGGCTGGTTGCGGACCGCGATCAAAACGCCGTGCTGCGCTTCCGTGACTCCACCTACATGAATCGCTACGCGACGGTAAGGGCCCGGCGACTGGCGGTCGATTCGGAGGACCGCGTCGTGATGCTCGACGACGATGAACGGATTTCGGTGTATGCCGACGGGCGAGAGATCGCCCAGATTCCGACGCGGAGCGGAGCCTACAGGATTGACAACCCCGTCGACGTGGCGTTCGACGCCCTGGGGCATCTCTACCTGCTCGACCGGGAGGGGGTCTACGTGTTCGGTCGTGACTTCCGCCTCCTGACGATGTTTACGCGCGATTCCTCCGCCGCGGTGCCCTTCGACCGCGCGACGGCGCTGACGGTCGATGCGTACGGGCGCCTGTTCGTAGCGGATGATCGCGATGACCGGATATACGTGCTGCAATAGGGAGGAATGGATGTCTGGTCGTCTCCTGGCGGGCGGCATGTTCGCCGCGCTCCTGCTGGTCAGCGGCTCGGCCCCGGCGCAGCCGGCGGGCGATGCCGAGTTGGCCGAAGCCGAGCGACTGTTCGACGCGTTCCAGTTCGAGGCCGCGATCTCGGTGCTGGATCCGCTGATCGATCGCTTCGACGACCCCGGCGCCGACCGGACCGAGCTACTCGCCCGAAGCTACGAGTTGCGTGGGCGCGCGGCCTTCAATCTCGGGCGGGCGCAGACCGCGCGCTCGGACTTTATCCGCTTGTTGGAGAGCGATGCGTCGGTACGCCTCCCCGCGGATGCATCCCCGCGCCTGATCGAGTTCTTCGATGCCGTTCGGGCAGAGACCGTCGGCACGCTGTTCGTCACGATGGACCCGCCCGGACGTCTGGTCGTCGACGGGCGCGAGATCCTTCTGGACGCCCTGAATACGGTCGTGGACGTGGTCGCCGGGTCGCACACCATTCTCGCAACATTGCCTGGTCATCGTGAACAGCGCCAGGACGTAGTCATCGTGGCCGGCCAGGGATACAGCCTCGACATCCGGCTCGAGCGCGTCTACGGCTCCCTGACGGTCGCGACGGATCCACCAGGCGCGCGCGTGAGCGTGGATGGCCAATACGCGGGAGAAACAGCACCAGGAATTGGGCCTTCCGGTCCTTCCGTGCCTATCCTGGTCACCGACTTGATGTCTGGACAACATCAACTGCGGCTCGAACGACCCTGTTCGGCCCCGCAGTCTGTACCGTTCAACATTCCAGACCCTCCGGTGGACGCCGACATCGGGGTCATACAGCTCGAACCGGCGATCGCCACGGCGATAATCGAGTCTCCGGTGGACGGGGCGATGGTCTACGTTGACGGAGTCCTCCGCGGCCGCGCCCCCACCCGGTTCGACGACATCTGCGCCGGAGAGCGGGAGATCGAGGTCAGAACCCAGCGGCGGCGATTCGTGGACCGTCGCGACTGGCGGGCGGGAGACATGATGACCCTGCGCGCCGACTTTCGATGGGCCTTCATGCTCCTGCCTGACGGACCCGCGTCTGGACGCGACAACCAGGTGCTCTCGCGAGTCGAGGCGGCCCTCCAGGATTCGCAACGCGTTCTACTTCTGAGCCCGACACCGGGCGAATTGCAGGCCATCGCCGCTACGGGCGGCCTGATGTCGGTAGTGACGAACGAGTTCCGCAGCGTCGCCGAACGGCGCGCCGCGGGAGAGCGTCTGGCGGATGCGCTCAATGTGCAAGGCGTGGCCTGGGTGACGCAGGTCGAGGGCGGCGCACCCGATACATGGTCGCTGTCGGTACTGGCGCGCGGCAGCGGGGTTACGGACACTCTACGGGTGAGCCTGGGGGACCTCGGTTCGCGGGCGGCAGCGATCCGGTTGTTGAGCGCTGAGGCGCCGATTATCGTACGCCCGTCGCTCGGCGTGTCCCTGGTCGACGTGGCCGACGTCGAAGGCGCAGCGGTCGTCCGTGTGCCCACAGGAAGCGCGGGTCAGATTGCCGGCCTCACCGTGGGTGACGTGGTCGCGGCCGTCAATGGAATTCCGGTGACCTCGACGGGCGAACTGGGTCGGGCGCTCGCGGCGCGCGGTGTGGGCGCCGAGCTGAGTCTGAGCGTGCGTCGAACGGCGCGAAGTCGCACGGTTACCGCTCGTGTCTCCGAGACGCCGGACGTCGTCCCGCTGGACGATGCGAGCCGTCTGTCCAATCTGCTGCTGCCGGACATGGAAGACGCGGTCGCCGTATCCGCGACGGCGCTCGGGCAGTCGGCCGCACGCCTGAATCTCGCCGCGACTCACATCCGTCTGCAGAATTGGGACCGCGCCCTGCGTGAGCTCAATCAGGCAGTATTGCCGGACGGTCCCGGCGTCTCCGCCGGGACGGTGTCGTACCTCACCGCGCTGTGCCTCCTGGAAATCAGCCAGTTGTCCGCCGCCGAAGCGGCCCTGCGACGCGCCGTGGCCGCGGAGGAGAGCGTGCTCTTCGTCGGCGGGCCCCGCGTATCCGCGCTCGCTCAGGAGCGACTGCGAGAGCTCTTCGGGCAGCGCCGGTGAGCTCCCGATGTCCGCGCGGAGCCGCCGCGGATGCCGGGGAAGCTGACCGACGATCTGCAGTGGGTGAGCGTTCACCGATCCAGCATCGATCCGCGCGTCAGCGACACCGCAGCTTGGGCGCTGGCGTGTGAAACCGCAATCGGCGCCCCCGCCGCGGCCGAAGCGGTCGACCTCCTCATCGAGGGCTCCGTCGGTTGCTCGACCGCGGCCGGCGGACGTGGCGACCTGACGGCGTCCGAGATCCTCGGCCTGGAGGGAGCCCTTCAAGGAGTGCCCTCCACGCGGCGGACCTGGGCGCACGAACCATCCCAGCAGTTCTACGGCATGTACGCGTTCGACGAGCTCATACCGGTACAGCACTTAGACGAGAGAACCGCCAAATTGGGAGAAACGTTGGTGGTCATCGATCCGTGACCGGATCGAACGGATGGATCCAGACGGGCGGGCGGCGGGTTGCTTCAGAATCGACATTCGCCGTAGCATGGGTGCCGGATTTCACGGCGAGCAAGGGGGACCTAGGGTGCCTGCAGTCAGCGTTCGACAAATCGCCGTTCTCGTGTACCTGTTGCTCGCTGCCCCCTCTTTGGCTCTCGGTGTCGCATCGCAGCAGGAACAGGACACCCAGCCGAGCTTGCAACGAGCCATCGAGCTCATAGAAGACGGCGACTTCGCGGCGGCCGCTTCCATCCTCGAGACGATAACGGCCGGCCCGGCCGACCGGGAGAACGTGTCGTCCGAGCCGCGCGACATGGTCCTGGCGTACCTCTATCTGGGCATCGCACGCATGTATCTCTCCGGCGAGAACGACGCCGTTGCCGGCGAGGACGACGCGCGCGAGGCCTTCCAGGACGCGCAGCGGCTGGATCCCACGTTTCAGCCGGAAGAGGTGCCGAGACGTGTCATGGACGTGTGGGAAGAAGTGCGTGACCTCGGCGCCGTCGTCGTGGTCACCGTGCCAGAGGGCGCGGCGGTGTATGTGGACGGGGAGATGAGAGGGAATTCACCCGTAGACCTAGCCATGCTCCCGCCGGGCGAGTACCGCATCACGGTGACCACGGACGGGTACGTCGACGGCAGTCGCGTGGTGGCGGTCGCTCCGGGCAGCGACGAGACTCTCCGTTTCGAGTTGACGCCGACGCGGGCGCAACCGGCAGCGGGCCAGGATGCCACGGTGGCCGAAGCAGAGGCGGCGGAGGCGGGAGTGCAGGTGGAAACACCGGTTGACAGGGGCCGTGACGGCCGTGGCACGGCTGGTGACGCGGGCGCCGTGGCTACGGCCGACGGCGGGTTGGGGACGGGCGCGCTGGTCGGTATCCTCGGCGGGGCGGGCGCGGCGGCGGGTGTCGGGTTGGCGGTCGCCGGCGACGACTCCACCCCGCCCGTCCCGGAGCCGATCATACCCACGGGGCCTGATGGCCGAGCCGTTCTCATCGAGTTCTACAACGCCACGAACGGTGCGAACTGGACCAACAGTGCGAACTGGAACAGCAGCGAACCTCTCGGCGCCTGGCACGGTGTGGCCACGGACGG
The nucleotide sequence above comes from Acidobacteriota bacterium. Encoded proteins:
- a CDS encoding PEGA domain-containing protein, whose amino-acid sequence is MDPDGRAAGCFRIDIRRSMGAGFHGEQGGPRVPAVSVRQIAVLVYLLLAAPSLALGVASQQEQDTQPSLQRAIELIEDGDFAAAASILETITAGPADRENVSSEPRDMVLAYLYLGIARMYLSGENDAVAGEDDAREAFQDAQRLDPTFQPEEVPRRVMDVWEEVRDLGAVVVVTVPEGAAVYVDGEMRGNSPVDLAMLPPGEYRITVTTDGYVDGSRVVAVAPGSDETLRFELTPTRAQPAAGQDATVAEAEAAEAGVQVETPVDRGRDGRGTAGDAGAVATADGGLGTGALVGILGGAGAAAGVGLAVAGDDSTPPVPEPIIPTGPDGRAVLIEFYNATNGANWTNSANWNSSEPLGAWHGVATDGNGRVRRLDLFGNQLTGSIPSSLGSLTNLEYLHLGGNQLTGSIPSSLGSLTNLE
- a CDS encoding serine/threonine-protein phosphatase, with the translated sequence MIDACGVTHPGRVRAVNEDTFLVDHELQVFVVADGMGGHNAGDVASRIAVETVRAFVARSRDQAECTWPYGIDGNLSLDANRLRTALRVANRRVFKAADDRDDYAGMGTTIVAALVGENHVCYGGVGDSRMYAYSGGALSQVTQDDSWVATILAADPAMTKEEMASHPMRHMLTKVLGATATIDLDVSERRLQDGDRFLLCSDGLHNALDDTALDAVLSTASSANDGVDRLLQTALDGPAADNVTAIVVHYST
- a CDS encoding tetratricopeptide repeat protein: MLSRMHPRGERSRPGPRRQSGSARCRSDDRRRRLVAWVVACACGTVGWPAAAQAQSEVLAARRFESGVAFARDGSHDQALIDFTAVVDLYPDSAVADNALLEISRHYLDVLRDGPRARAAAERIVNNSSYSQGDAALGAYIVLGRTMMMTARSETERMDALANFQRGLRLHPDSNAVPEGMYYVAAAYERLNQPDAAFEAYQQVVTAYPQNAWAIRARIGAGTMRAFQEDPIGAMEEFQRVRQEFPEWPEAAEALARTTILFRLHIRPAGATYSVSRAGPARRIDRRVIALATDTAGNVVFATDRGVSSLAGGVRLPRVDRPRGLAVDRAGNVAVIARGRLAGETGPALVAAVPDDGELRPLTEIDAAVELSSGEWLVADRDQNAVLRFRDSTYMNRYATVRARRLAVDSEDRVVMLDDDERISVYADGREIAQIPTRSGAYRIDNPVDVAFDALGHLYLLDREGVYVFGRDFRLLTMFTRDSSAAVPFDRATALTVDAYGRLFVADDRDDRIYVLQ
- a CDS encoding heme-binding protein, encoding MKTVQKLTLDDARVIMAGAEAKAREIGVDMDIAITDDNGSLLMFQRMDNGRITSIDVAISKAFTAAAARRATRAYGEVSGPGGPAFGIHVSNQGRFMIVAGGLPLFVDEQIVGGVGCSSGTPDQDEVVAQAGIDAFLASLG
- a CDS encoding protein kinase; the encoded protein is MTELDDDTARVPAEPNKPSGPERIGRYTLLDRIGKGGMGVVYRARDTQLDRVVALKMIVTELADEEETRQRFVREARAAADLNHPNIIKIYDFGEEAGRAYIVMELLAGRSLSEVLEDGKAIPFESAMVLMRGLAAGLAFAHSRAIVHRDLKPGNLFLPDNGPVKILDFGLARIASSKLTRSGLIFGTPDYMSPEQVRGKVVDHRSDIFSFGAVCYHLIAGRKPFAAGSLPLVMRKVLEENPEPLTDVPSMVARVVAKALQKDPAARYQTFDQLRGDLDRVGETEERQATVLIPRGPARTTFPRIGRYEIVEQIGRGGMGVVYRAHDPVLDRDVAIKSILGDFSPESGAAEQFEREARAAARLQHANIITIYELGMSEGSPYIVMEFLAGADLEAVMRGPRRPSLATRLDLVMQLCAGLSFAHRQGIVHRDIKPSNVRVLGDGSVKLIDFGIAKISRSAPTFGDLAGSVACMSPEQLDGASVDTRSDVFAVGVLMYELFGGRPPFAGDTPTAIAYEVLNHDPPAVTTINNEVPKALSDVVARALEKRPDQRYEDGAALADALAMALPDALRPVLDTPRDALLNDLDLIRSPATGSDRPADVEVSVRRSGETLPPAAGQRRRGRAAAVAAAVLALSTLAGGAGVWGYLILSDLPDVRRLPPPPVIGPTPVLALTVESDPPGARILIAGGDYLGIDDEPIEVSTPATLPFREAFPNSVQLSRPGYDPLEVVVPEGDGPTRVVRAVLDERPLGTLAVSGPYAFEVWSGNRRMSAAATDHVLRFRSGATTLRLRNRELFLDQRFDVQIAANQRARLRAPPLGRLTVYSRPGNCEILIDGQVVGFSPVRTRRVAAGRHVVARRCPNAEQNASERRTISAGSEETVRFGPLS
- a CDS encoding PEGA domain-containing protein, producing MIAMTGYTCCNREEWMSGRLLAGGMFAALLLVSGSAPAQPAGDAELAEAERLFDAFQFEAAISVLDPLIDRFDDPGADRTELLARSYELRGRAAFNLGRAQTARSDFIRLLESDASVRLPADASPRLIEFFDAVRAETVGTLFVTMDPPGRLVVDGREILLDALNTVVDVVAGSHTILATLPGHREQRQDVVIVAGQGYSLDIRLERVYGSLTVATDPPGARVSVDGQYAGETAPGIGPSGPSVPILVTDLMSGQHQLRLERPCSAPQSVPFNIPDPPVDADIGVIQLEPAIATAIIESPVDGAMVYVDGVLRGRAPTRFDDICAGEREIEVRTQRRRFVDRRDWRAGDMMTLRADFRWAFMLLPDGPASGRDNQVLSRVEAALQDSQRVLLLSPTPGELQAIAATGGLMSVVTNEFRSVAERRAAGERLADALNVQGVAWVTQVEGGAPDTWSLSVLARGSGVTDTLRVSLGDLGSRAAAIRLLSAEAPIIVRPSLGVSLVDVADVEGAAVVRVPTGSAGQIAGLTVGDVVAAVNGIPVTSTGELGRALAARGVGAELSLSVRRTARSRTVTARVSETPDVVPLDDASRLSNLLLPDMEDAVAVSATALGQSAARLNLAATHIRLQNWDRALRELNQAVLPDGPGVSAGTVSYLTALCLLEISQLSAAEAALRRAVAAEESVLFVGGPRVSALAQERLRELFGQRR